TTAAAAAGTAATTTAGAAAGTCCTTGTACAATAAATACTTCAAGAGCCCAATAAACGAACATTAAAGCAATTGCCTCAATTATCCACGATATGTTGATTACTTTAAGCACACTTACCAATTGATGTAACCCATTTTCATATAAAAAGAAGTATGCAAATATTGCTAAAGATATTATAATTGCTGCTACGTTAAGTATTTTATTTTTCATTAAACTCTCCTTTCATTAGCATTATTAGCCTTCTCATTATCTAAGCTAAATATTAATGAATTCATTCACATGGTTGATTAATATATCCATAAATTCTATATTACAGTTAATGAAACTCCTATGGTTGGTAATTTGTGGTCATACAATAACTTCACCACCTTGATGTATTCAGCTAAATCAAAAATGTGAAAATACGTTGCGTCATCTATTCCACTAAGTGTATTTTTTATAGAAATTAATGCATCTTTATAACAACATTTTAATCTCCTAAAAAGATCTATAAGTGTTTAATTTACAATTTTGTTATTTTATTAACAATTATGTTATAATATATAGGAAATAATGAAAATTCTACTAAACAAAAAATAATTATATGATTATAAAATATACGAAAAGTTTTAGGAGGGGGAAAATGATAAATAAATCACGACTAGAAATCACAGATATTTTAGATGTTGAATTACTCCAGAAGCTTCAAGATAACTTTTCAAAAAATATGGATATTGCAAGTGTTATTGTAGATATAGATGGTAATCCTGTTACAAAACCTAGTAGATATACAAATTTTTGCACAAATTTTATTCAAAATTCAGTATTGGGGAATAATAAATGTTCAGAGTCTCATCGAAAATGTGGAGAAGGTGCTGCAAAATCAGCTAAACCATACATCTGCGCGTGTCATGCTGGTTTGATAGATTTTGCGGCTCCAATTTTAGTAAATGGAGATCATATAGGAACTATATTAGGCGGACAATTTTTAATAAACAAACCATCAACTTCAGATTTTAAAAATACAATAAAAGAATTAACTACTAGTGAAGATGGATTTTTAGAGGCACTTAGAGAAATTAATGTTATAGAAGAACAAAAATTGAAATTAGCTGTAGAAACTGTATTTATTATTGCCAATTCAATTTCACAAATGGGCTATGAGAAATTAAATCTAAAATTAGATGCAAAAAAAATGAAAAGTGATATTCTAGATCAAAACAGATTATTAGAAGCATCTAGAAAATGCAATATGGATCAATCAGAAATGTTTTCTTCTATGTCGCATGAATTAAAAACACCACTTAATATTATCTTTAGTGCATTGCAACTACTAGAAAGTAAATATGATACTAAGTCCGTAGTTCCTGATTATGAAATGTTTTCTAAATATTCAAAAGTAATGAAGCAAAATTGTTATAGATTGATAAGGCTTATTAACAATCTTATAGATATGAATAAGATTGAACTTGGTTTTTTTAAATTAGAA
This window of the Clostridium estertheticum genome carries:
- a CDS encoding PocR ligand-binding domain-containing protein, encoding MINKSRLEITDILDVELLQKLQDNFSKNMDIASVIVDIDGNPVTKPSRYTNFCTNFIQNSVLGNNKCSESHRKCGEGAAKSAKPYICACHAGLIDFAAPILVNGDHIGTILGGQFLINKPSTSDFKNTIKELTTSEDGFLEALREINVIEEQKLKLAVETVFIIANSISQMGYEKLNLKLDAKKMKSDILDQNRLLEASRKCNMDQSEMFSSMSHELKTPLNIIFSALQLLESKYDTKSVVPDYEMFSKYSKVMKQNCYRLIRLINNLIDMNKIELGFFKLELANGNIVKTIEDITLSVVTYAKAKKITIVFDTDIEEKITSFDSSKFERIMLNLLSNAIKFTEAKGIINVNIYNNENYILIKIKDTGIGIPQNMLNKIFNTYIQVDDSLRGTVEGNGIGLSLVKSLVEMHGGEISVKSEMGVGSEFNIKLPIKLIESQMSHRNKNYNINDPIEKIKIEFSDIYS